One stretch of Clavibacter michiganensis DNA includes these proteins:
- a CDS encoding serine hydrolase, producing the protein MTALTAACSASPADPATPAPVAEPVVLPGSPVGQQARWLLDTVNADDAVPVQETGERLAQVMLDAASAEDIAAVLEQVRAGRPWTVTAHEEQGPQSVTTIASEAGGTFDMTVAVDEQGLITGLFFGEPEGDREPATSWDELEEQAAALGGDVSLTVTRASGGELGERILEVLPDGVRATDARPIGSIVKLYVLGALVQAVEEGRIGWDDPLTVTDDVRSLPSGELQDAPSGTVVSVRDTAEKMIAISDNTATDMVIQAIGRERVEAALADLGHSDPPRNVPLMTTRDLFRIGWQDDGALRDAWADGDAAERRALLDGLPGGILDVPVTAVTDVVWTEGADWFATPDDIARAHLRLDELAATPAGEPVRGILAANPGLPEPARFDHVAFKGGSSVGTLALSYLVQDGDDTWTVVVQAAAREADGLERQSAYSGLAADAAALLAGGSRG; encoded by the coding sequence GTGACCGCCCTGACGGCCGCGTGCTCGGCGTCGCCCGCGGATCCCGCCACGCCCGCGCCCGTCGCCGAGCCGGTGGTGCTGCCGGGGTCGCCCGTGGGCCAGCAGGCGCGGTGGCTGCTCGACACCGTGAACGCCGACGACGCGGTGCCCGTGCAGGAGACCGGCGAGCGCCTGGCGCAGGTGATGCTCGACGCGGCGTCGGCGGAGGACATCGCCGCCGTGCTGGAGCAGGTGCGCGCGGGCCGCCCGTGGACCGTGACCGCGCACGAGGAGCAGGGCCCGCAGTCGGTGACGACCATCGCGAGCGAGGCGGGCGGCACCTTCGACATGACGGTCGCGGTCGACGAGCAGGGGCTCATCACGGGCCTGTTCTTCGGCGAGCCGGAGGGCGACCGCGAGCCCGCGACGAGCTGGGACGAGCTCGAGGAGCAGGCCGCCGCGCTCGGCGGCGACGTGTCGCTCACGGTCACGCGCGCGTCCGGCGGGGAGCTCGGCGAGCGGATCCTCGAGGTGCTGCCCGACGGCGTGCGGGCGACGGACGCGCGGCCCATCGGATCCATCGTGAAGCTCTACGTGCTGGGCGCGCTCGTGCAGGCCGTGGAGGAGGGCCGGATCGGCTGGGACGACCCGCTCACCGTCACCGACGACGTGCGCAGCCTCCCCTCCGGCGAGCTGCAGGACGCCCCGAGCGGCACGGTCGTGAGCGTGCGCGACACCGCCGAGAAGATGATCGCGATCAGCGACAACACGGCCACGGACATGGTCATCCAGGCGATCGGTCGGGAGCGCGTGGAGGCGGCGCTCGCCGACCTCGGCCACTCGGATCCGCCGCGCAACGTACCGCTCATGACCACGCGCGACCTCTTCCGCATCGGCTGGCAGGACGACGGCGCGCTCCGCGACGCGTGGGCGGATGGCGACGCGGCCGAGCGGCGCGCGCTCCTCGACGGGCTGCCGGGCGGGATCCTCGACGTGCCGGTCACCGCGGTCACGGACGTCGTGTGGACCGAGGGCGCGGACTGGTTCGCGACCCCCGACGACATCGCCCGCGCGCACCTGCGCCTCGACGAGCTGGCGGCGACGCCCGCCGGGGAGCCCGTGCGCGGGATCCTCGCGGCGAACCCGGGCCTGCCCGAGCCGGCGCGCTTCGACCACGTGGCCTTCAAGGGCGGCAGCTCGGTGGGCACGCTCGCGCTCTCCTACCTCGTCCAGGACGGGGACGACACGTGGACCGTGGTCGTGCAGGCCGCGGCGCGCGAGGCGGACGGGCTCGAGCGGCAGTCGGCCTACTCGGGTCTGGCCGCCGACGCCGCGGCCCTGCTGGCGGGCGGATCCCGTGGTTGA
- a CDS encoding phage holin family protein: MTDDDSSSRGGWLGGSFAQKAIDPLLRAVRAEIDSAKREIGERARSARSGAIMLGAGVALALVSLGLLAAVIVALLLLALPLWAATLITLALFGIATAVVVRVGLARLSRGVPPVPSDTLHHARDRMRPGDRGAGDGGSDGPTGPTAPVPADR, from the coding sequence ATGACCGACGACGACAGCTCCTCCCGCGGCGGCTGGCTGGGCGGGTCCTTCGCCCAGAAGGCCATCGACCCCCTGCTCCGCGCGGTGCGCGCCGAGATCGACTCCGCCAAGCGCGAGATCGGCGAGCGCGCCCGGTCCGCCCGCTCGGGCGCCATCATGCTCGGCGCGGGCGTCGCGCTCGCGCTCGTCTCGCTGGGGCTCCTGGCCGCGGTGATCGTGGCGCTCCTGCTGCTCGCGCTGCCGCTGTGGGCGGCGACGCTCATCACGCTGGCGCTGTTCGGGATCGCGACCGCGGTCGTCGTGCGGGTCGGGCTCGCGCGGCTCTCCCGCGGCGTGCCGCCCGTGCCGTCGGACACGCTGCACCACGCGCGCGACCGCATGCGTCCGGGCGACCGCGGCGCGGGCGACGGCGGATCCGACGGGCCGACCGGTCCGACGGCCCCCGTGCCCGCCGACCGCTGA
- a CDS encoding DUF2207 domain-containing protein, with protein sequence MRERARSRTDAGRRAGRIARATRIRLALVAALLTALAIPLGLAAPAHADVDDFSFRSFDAVYRLSADADGRSVLRTTETLVAEFPDRDQNRGIRRELVRDYDGHPTGLRVLSVTDGSGTPREHETDSDDGALILTIADEDAYVRGEQTYVIEYEQHDVTRAYADTDADEFYWDVNGLGWAQPFGRVSATVEIAPELLPRLTGGADAAAGPEGADGPAEITRTDAGFTAVADDLGPRENLSLSIGFEPGTFTPRDSSFLAAPWPGLSLAGALLALAAAAGALVLRRRRLSDAPGRGTVVAQYDPPEGVGVLVSSVISGNAARATTALLLDLAVRGAVRILERDGGRKPAYSLELVDPSRVTDPDERRFVDAVFGDGAGPGAVKELTGTDTEVATRIQKLMAGVRKRTVTDGLRKPLPVGPIALLIVAATLGMVAAIVFAVLSLVGAYGGPVVIAFLVVAVLALGVTIAALVKHPLTERGVALRDHLAGLRLFIRLAEADRIRMLQSPAGAERQDLPRDDRDALRLTEELLPYAAVFGQEREWADELGRRYEHERDRPGWYSGQTPFAPAVFAASLGSVSSSMHGTYSGSSSSGGSTGGTTSGGGGGGGGGGGV encoded by the coding sequence GTGCGTGAGCGCGCGCGGAGCCGGACCGATGCCGGCCGCCGCGCCGGTCGCATCGCCCGCGCCACCCGGATCCGCCTGGCGCTCGTCGCCGCGCTGCTGACCGCGCTCGCGATCCCGCTCGGCCTCGCCGCCCCGGCGCACGCCGACGTCGACGACTTCTCCTTCCGCTCGTTCGACGCCGTCTACCGGCTGTCGGCCGACGCGGACGGCCGCTCCGTGCTGCGCACCACCGAGACGCTCGTGGCCGAGTTCCCCGACCGGGACCAGAACCGGGGGATCCGCCGCGAGCTCGTGCGCGACTACGACGGCCACCCGACCGGCCTCCGCGTGCTCTCCGTGACCGACGGATCCGGCACGCCGCGCGAGCACGAGACCGACTCGGACGACGGCGCGCTGATCCTGACCATCGCCGACGAGGACGCGTACGTGCGCGGCGAGCAGACCTACGTGATCGAGTACGAGCAGCACGACGTGACCCGCGCCTACGCCGACACGGACGCCGACGAGTTCTACTGGGACGTCAACGGGCTCGGCTGGGCGCAGCCGTTCGGGCGCGTGTCGGCGACCGTCGAGATCGCGCCGGAGCTCCTCCCGCGGCTCACGGGCGGAGCGGACGCGGCGGCCGGCCCCGAGGGCGCCGACGGGCCCGCGGAGATCACCCGGACGGACGCCGGCTTCACGGCCGTCGCGGACGACCTCGGCCCCCGCGAGAACCTCAGCCTCTCCATCGGCTTCGAGCCCGGCACGTTCACGCCGCGCGACTCGTCGTTCCTCGCCGCGCCCTGGCCGGGCCTGTCGCTCGCGGGCGCGCTGCTGGCGCTGGCCGCCGCCGCGGGCGCCCTCGTCCTCCGTCGCCGCCGCCTCTCCGACGCGCCCGGCCGCGGCACGGTCGTCGCCCAGTACGACCCGCCGGAGGGCGTCGGCGTGCTGGTCTCGTCCGTGATCTCCGGGAACGCCGCGCGCGCCACCACCGCGCTCCTGCTCGACCTCGCGGTGCGCGGGGCGGTGCGGATCCTGGAGCGGGACGGCGGCAGGAAGCCGGCGTACTCGCTGGAGCTCGTGGATCCGTCGCGCGTCACCGACCCCGACGAGCGGCGCTTCGTCGACGCGGTCTTCGGCGACGGCGCGGGGCCCGGCGCGGTGAAGGAGCTGACGGGGACCGACACGGAGGTCGCGACGCGGATCCAGAAGCTCATGGCCGGCGTGCGGAAGCGCACCGTGACGGACGGCCTCCGGAAGCCGCTCCCGGTGGGCCCCATCGCGCTGCTGATCGTCGCGGCGACGCTCGGCATGGTCGCCGCGATCGTCTTCGCGGTGCTGTCGCTCGTCGGCGCCTACGGCGGGCCGGTCGTGATCGCGTTCCTCGTGGTGGCCGTGCTCGCGCTCGGCGTGACGATCGCGGCGCTCGTGAAGCACCCGCTCACCGAGCGCGGCGTCGCGCTCCGCGACCACCTGGCGGGGCTCCGCCTGTTCATCCGGCTGGCCGAGGCCGACCGGATCCGCATGCTGCAGTCACCCGCGGGCGCCGAGCGGCAGGACCTCCCGCGCGACGACCGCGATGCGCTGCGCCTCACCGAGGAGCTGCTGCCCTACGCCGCCGTGTTCGGCCAGGAGCGCGAGTGGGCCGACGAGCTCGGCCGCCGCTACGAGCACGAGCGGGACCGGCCGGGCTGGTACTCCGGGCAGACGCCGTTCGCGCCCGCCGTGTTCGCGGCGAGCCTCGGGTCGGTGTCGTCGAGCATGCACGGCACGTACTCCGGCTCGAGCTCGAGCGGCGGATCCACGGGAGGCACGACCTCCGGCGGTGGCGGCGGAGGAGGCGGGGGCGGCGGGGTCTGA
- a CDS encoding glycoside hydrolase domain-containing protein, whose amino-acid sequence MNLSRRSVLSRRSVLGGALAAVPVALVAAGPAHADEATAPATPTPEFPLASNGRPVVRDIQKQLVARYGARTGFPAVTTDGVWTGDSHKALIHALQLEMGIDEATANGVFGPLTRTTLQKQATLTVGSADTTGYLVHLLQASLVVMSTWDGPVDGTFSAEQGVRISQFQRTVALPETGRGDYRTWAALLASNGDPTRPGNAADGITVITAERAKTLKDAGYTIVGRYLTNSDRPDALEKRIQDGELQAIFAGGLKVFPIFQEGGTDTTYFSYDLGVRAAGRADDAARRLGFLPGTTIYYAVDFDATGDEVETYLEPYFRGIHDELRRRGSAYRVGVYAGRRICCTLAAAHLTELSYVADMSNGWGANLGAKIPENWAFDQILEHTIGAGDQAFDIDTNVVSGRDAGQSRVEPRG is encoded by the coding sequence ATGAACCTGTCCCGACGCTCCGTCCTGTCCCGACGCTCCGTCCTGGGCGGCGCACTCGCCGCCGTCCCCGTCGCCCTCGTCGCCGCGGGTCCCGCGCACGCCGACGAGGCCACCGCCCCCGCGACCCCGACCCCTGAGTTCCCGCTCGCGTCGAACGGCCGCCCGGTCGTCCGCGACATCCAGAAGCAGCTCGTCGCCCGCTACGGCGCCCGCACGGGCTTCCCGGCCGTCACCACCGACGGCGTGTGGACCGGCGACTCGCACAAGGCCCTCATCCACGCGCTCCAGCTCGAGATGGGCATCGACGAGGCCACCGCCAACGGCGTGTTCGGGCCGCTCACCCGCACGACGCTGCAGAAGCAGGCGACGCTCACCGTGGGATCCGCCGACACCACCGGCTACCTCGTGCACCTGCTCCAGGCGTCGCTCGTGGTCATGAGCACGTGGGACGGGCCGGTCGACGGCACCTTCTCCGCCGAGCAGGGCGTGCGCATCTCCCAGTTCCAACGCACGGTGGCGCTGCCCGAGACGGGCCGCGGCGACTACCGCACGTGGGCCGCGCTGCTCGCGAGCAACGGCGACCCGACCCGTCCGGGCAACGCGGCCGACGGGATCACCGTCATCACGGCCGAGCGCGCGAAGACGCTGAAGGACGCCGGCTACACCATCGTCGGGCGCTACCTCACGAACTCCGACCGGCCGGACGCGCTCGAGAAGCGCATCCAGGACGGCGAGCTCCAGGCCATCTTCGCCGGCGGCCTCAAGGTGTTCCCGATCTTCCAGGAGGGCGGCACCGACACCACGTACTTCTCCTACGACCTCGGGGTGCGCGCGGCCGGCCGCGCCGACGACGCGGCCCGCCGCCTCGGCTTCCTGCCGGGCACGACCATCTACTACGCGGTCGACTTCGACGCGACGGGCGACGAGGTCGAGACGTACCTCGAGCCGTACTTCCGCGGGATCCACGACGAGCTCCGCCGCCGCGGCAGCGCCTACCGCGTGGGCGTGTACGCCGGCCGCCGCATCTGCTGCACCCTCGCCGCCGCGCACCTCACCGAGCTCAGCTACGTGGCCGACATGTCCAACGGCTGGGGCGCCAACCTGGGTGCGAAGATCCCGGAGAACTGGGCGTTCGACCAGATCCTCGAGCACACGATCGGCGCGGGAGACCAGGCGTTCGACATCGACACGAACGTCGTCTCCGGTCGCGACGCGGGCCAGAGCCGGGTCGAGCCGCGCGGCTGA